A single genomic interval of Arthrobacter sp. NicSoilB8 harbors:
- a CDS encoding phosphoglycerate kinase, with the protein MTFHTLNELIADGVRGRYVLVRSDLNVPLDGSTVTDDGRIKASLPVLAKLTDAGARVLVTAHLGRPKGAPEDKYSLKPAAARLAELAAFKVSLAADTVGESAKELASGLQDGEVLVLENVRFDARETSKDDAERGAFADELVALTGDNGAFVDDAFGAVHRKHASVYDVATRLPSYQGDLVRTEVEVLRKLTTDTQRPYVVVLGGSKVSDKLAVIDNLIGKADTILVGGGMLFTFLAAAGHEVAGSLLEEDQIPVVQDYLKRAADAGTEFVVPTDVVVASKFAADAGHETVAADAIGSSSFGAQGIGLDIGPESAAAFAERIKGAKTVFWNGPMGVFEFAAFAAGTRAIAQALTETDAFTVVGGGDSAAAVRTLGFADDQFGHISTGGGASLEYLEGKELPGLSVLDR; encoded by the coding sequence ATGACATTCCACACCCTCAACGAACTGATCGCTGATGGTGTCCGCGGGCGGTACGTTCTGGTCAGAAGTGACCTGAACGTGCCGCTCGACGGCTCTACAGTGACTGACGACGGCCGCATCAAGGCCTCCCTGCCAGTGCTGGCGAAGCTCACGGACGCCGGTGCCCGCGTGCTGGTTACAGCACACCTGGGCCGCCCCAAGGGCGCCCCCGAGGACAAGTACTCGCTCAAGCCCGCCGCCGCGCGGCTGGCCGAGCTTGCCGCGTTCAAGGTCTCGCTTGCCGCCGATACGGTCGGCGAGTCGGCCAAGGAACTGGCCTCCGGGCTCCAGGACGGCGAAGTGCTGGTCCTGGAAAACGTGCGCTTCGACGCCCGGGAGACCTCCAAGGACGACGCCGAACGCGGCGCCTTCGCGGACGAGCTCGTCGCCCTCACGGGTGACAACGGCGCCTTCGTCGATGATGCCTTCGGTGCCGTGCACCGCAAGCACGCGAGCGTGTACGACGTCGCGACGCGGCTGCCGTCCTACCAGGGCGACCTCGTCCGCACGGAGGTCGAGGTGCTGCGCAAGCTGACCACCGACACCCAGCGGCCCTACGTCGTCGTTCTCGGCGGCTCCAAGGTCTCGGACAAGCTCGCCGTCATCGACAACCTCATCGGCAAGGCGGACACGATCCTGGTGGGCGGCGGCATGCTGTTCACCTTCCTCGCGGCCGCTGGCCACGAGGTCGCGGGCAGCCTGCTCGAAGAGGACCAGATCCCGGTCGTCCAGGACTACCTGAAGCGGGCCGCGGACGCCGGTACCGAGTTTGTTGTGCCCACCGACGTTGTGGTGGCCAGCAAGTTCGCCGCCGACGCCGGGCACGAGACCGTCGCGGCCGACGCCATCGGTTCCAGCAGCTTCGGCGCCCAGGGCATCGGCCTGGACATCGGACCGGAATCGGCAGCGGCCTTCGCGGAACGGATCAAGGGCGCCAAGACGGTGTTCTGGAACGGTCCCATGGGCGTGTTCGAATTCGCGGCCTTCGCCGCCGGTACCCGGGCGATTGCCCAGGCGCTGACGGAGACGGACGCATTCACGGTGGTCGGCGGCGGAGATTCCGCGGCCGCGGTCCGGACCCTCGGCTTCGCCGATGACCAGTTCGGCCACATTTCCACCGGCGGCGGCGCAAGCCTGGAGTACCTTGAAGGCAAGGAACTTCCCGGCCTGAGCGTCCTGGACCGTTAA